In one Colletotrichum destructivum chromosome 2, complete sequence genomic region, the following are encoded:
- a CDS encoding Putative cytochrome P450 codes for MAPPPWRGALITSAAVTVFLALRQPVLSRCNIFCTFAGAYVLQMVAWGIFVVLLFPQYLSSLRSIPGPKDDHWLMGQYPRIIREPTGVPMMEWVNTIPHEGIIRYRGLFNQERLLITSPKALAEVLVTRNYDFHKPSAVRSSIGRILGVGVLLAEGDEHKFQRKNLMPAFAFRHVKDLYPLFWSKACEGVQAITDAVHADAAKGPPEGLTETEKAAMGPNVAVLEIGNWASRTTLDIIGMAGMGRDFGAIRDPSNPLAQTYQHVFKPSRQAQILAVLGMFLPGPLVHHLPFSRNGDIAKAANTIRATCRELIREKQDKLRHKKLTDVDILSVALESGCFTEDNLVDQMMTFLAAGHETTASAMMWAIYCLCLHPDVQSRLRREVHDRLPAPGTPGDITALDIDHMPYLNAVCNEVLRYYSPVPMTLREAVVDTVIDGHKVPKGTRIMLCPWAINKDTALWGPDAGRFDPERWLVRSDGSGGDNNAESKKTAASGGATSNYAFMTFLHGPRSCIGQGFAKAEFACILASWIGRFEFSLRNKEEYDEKNMSIKGGVTARPSKGLHVYVKVVDGW; via the exons ATGGCGCCTCCCCCGTGGCGCGGAGCGCTCATCACCTCAGCTGCCGTCACCGTGTTCCTGGCTTTGCGCCAGCCCGTCTTGTCGAGATGTAACATCTTCTGCACCTTCGCCGGCGCCTACGTGCTCCAAATGGTCGCATGGGGCATCTTCGTCGTACTCCTGTTCCCCCAGTACCTCTCCAGCCTCCGCTCCATCCCCGGGCCTAAGGACGACCACTGGTTGATGGGACAGTACCCGAGAATCATCCGCGAGCCCACAGGCGTGCCCATGATGGAATG GGTCAACACCATCCCCCACGAAGGCATCATCCGCTACCGCGGCTTGTTCAACCAGGAGCGTCTCTTGATCACGTCGCCCAAGGCCTTGGCTGAGGTGCTCGTCACACGCAACTACGACTTCCACAAGCCCAGCGCCGTCCGCTCCTCCATCGGCCgcatcctcggcgtcggcgtgctactggccgagggcgacgagcacAAGTTCCAGCGCAAGAACCTAATGCCGGCCTTCGCCTTCCGCCACGTCAAGGACCTGTACCCTCTCTTCTGGAGCAAGGCCTGCGAGGGCGTCCAGGCCATCACCGACGCCGTTcacgccgatgccgccaaaGGCCCGCCGGAAGGGCTTACCGAAaccgagaaggccgccatGGGCCCTaacgtcgccgtcctcgagatcGGTAACTGGGCCTCGCGCACCACCCTCGATATCATAGGCATggccggcatgggccgcGACTTTGGCGCCATCCGCGACCCTTCCAACCCGCTGGCCCAGACTTACCAGCATGTCTTCAAGCCGAGCCGCCAGGCCCagatcctcgccgtcctcggcatgTTCCTGCCGGGGCCACTCGTCCACCACCTGCCCTTCTCGCGCAACGGCGACATCGCAAAGGCGGCCAACACCATCCGCGCCACCTGCCGCGAGCTCATCCGCGAGAAGCAGGACAAGCTGCGCCACAAGAAGCTCACGGATGTCGATATCCTctccgtcgccctcgagtcCGGCTGCTTCACCGAGgacaacctcgtcgaccagatGATGACattcctcgccgccggccacgagaccaccgcctcggccatgatgTGGGCCATCTACTGCCTCTGTCTCCACCCGGACGTCCAGTCACGCCTGCGCCGTGAGGTCCACGACCGCCTCCCGGCCCCCGGAACCCCGGGCGACatcaccgccctcgacatcgaccACATGCCCTACCTCAACGCCGTCTGCAACGAGGTGCTCCGCTACTACTCCCCCGTGCCCATGACCCtgcgcgaggccgtcgtcgacaccgtcatcgacggccaCAAGGTGCCCAAGGGCACCCGCATCATGCTCTGCCCCTGggccatcaacaaggacaCGGCCTTGTGGGGCCCGGACGCCGGCCGCTTCGACCCGGAGCGCTGGCTAGTCCGTAgtgacggcagcggcggcgataACAACGCCGagagcaagaagacggcggccagcggcggcgccacgaGCAACTACGCCTTCATGACGTTCCTGCACGGTCCGCGGAGCTGCATTGGACAGGGCTTCGCAAAGGCCGAGTTCGCCTGCATCCTCGCCTCCTGGATCGGCCGCTTCGAGTTCAGCCTGCGAAACAAGGAAGAGTACGATGAGAAGAACATGTCCATCAAGGGCGGCGTGACGGCGCGGCCGTCAAAGGGCCTGCACGTGTAcgtcaaggtcgtcgacgggtGGTGA